From one Caldithrix abyssi DSM 13497 genomic stretch:
- the ybeY gene encoding rRNA maturation RNase YbeY — protein sequence MEIQIHNFPTELPGKAQNWEKLTEHILKEVDLNTKSLNVVFVDDNTLQAMHLEYLNDPQKTDVMTFDLSDGDDLEGEIYISADRAQEQAREYQVSFAEEVLRLIIHGILHLKGYDDLRAEDQKLMKEQEDRLVQIFKESLPE from the coding sequence ATGGAAATTCAGATTCATAATTTCCCGACAGAACTGCCCGGAAAGGCGCAAAACTGGGAAAAACTGACCGAACATATTTTGAAGGAAGTTGACTTAAATACGAAATCATTAAACGTCGTGTTCGTTGACGATAACACCTTGCAGGCCATGCACCTGGAATATTTAAACGATCCGCAAAAAACGGATGTTATGACCTTCGATTTGAGCGATGGGGATGACCTGGAAGGCGAAATTTACATCAGCGCCGACAGAGCCCAGGAACAGGCCCGGGAGTATCAGGTATCGTTTGCAGAAGAAGTTTTGCGTTTGATTATTCACGGTATTTTGCATTTAAAAGGATACGACGACCTGAGAGCAGAAGATCAAAAATTAATGAAAGAGCAGGAAGATCGGCTGGTGCAAATATTTAAAGAAAGTTTGCCAGAATGA
- the panD gene encoding aspartate 1-decarboxylase: MERIFFKSKIHRATVTDADLNYEGSLSIDPDLMAAADILPYEKVDVVNITTGDRFTTYAIKGKPGSGEIGLNGGAARKGHVGDLVIIITYANVPEEEIEKHRVKVVLVDEQNRIKSVHEDTIK; this comes from the coding sequence ATGGAACGCATATTTTTTAAATCAAAAATACATCGGGCTACCGTAACAGATGCCGACCTCAATTACGAGGGCAGTTTGAGCATTGACCCTGATTTAATGGCCGCGGCGGATATTTTACCCTACGAAAAGGTGGATGTGGTTAATATAACAACGGGCGATCGCTTTACAACTTATGCTATCAAAGGCAAACCTGGCAGCGGCGAAATTGGCCTTAATGGCGGCGCCGCGCGTAAAGGTCATGTGGGCGATCTGGTGATCATCATTACGTATGCCAATGTGCCCGAAGAAGAAATTGAAAAGCACAGGGTAAAAGTCGTTTTAGTGGATGAGCAAAACCGTATTAAGTCTGTTCACGAAGATACCATCAAATAA
- a CDS encoding acyl-CoA dehydrogenase, with translation MIQFSEEHQMVRKMIQDFARKEVAPKAIEIDENETFPHETFKKMAELNLMGLIFEEKYGGAGMDYISYIIILEELARVCASTALSYSAHVSLAANPIATYGTEAQKEKYLKPLAAGEKIGSFCLSEPNAGSDAAHIQTTAAKDGDYFILNGSKAWITNAEVADIFIVAAVTDKEKGAHGISNFIVERGTPGFEIGKKEKKCGMRGSPTSVLHFNECKIPAENLLGKLNKGYPQFLETLDGGRVGIAAQSLGIAKEAFKRSMIYAQERKAFGRAIGDFQAIQFKLADMATKIYAAENMIYHAAWLKQNGKPYKKEAGMAKLFASEAATEIANQAIQIHGGYGYIREFEVERFWRDAKLLEIGEGTSEIQRLVIYRQWKDDISKI, from the coding sequence ATGATTCAATTTAGCGAAGAACACCAGATGGTGCGCAAAATGATCCAGGATTTTGCCCGCAAAGAAGTAGCCCCAAAAGCCATAGAAATTGATGAAAACGAGACTTTTCCGCATGAAACGTTTAAGAAGATGGCTGAACTAAATTTAATGGGATTAATCTTTGAAGAAAAATATGGCGGCGCCGGCATGGACTACATCTCTTACATTATTATTCTGGAAGAGCTGGCGCGCGTTTGCGCTTCCACAGCGCTTTCGTATTCGGCTCATGTTTCTCTGGCCGCCAATCCTATCGCTACCTACGGCACAGAGGCGCAAAAGGAAAAATATTTAAAACCGCTGGCCGCAGGAGAAAAGATCGGCTCTTTTTGTTTAAGCGAACCCAATGCGGGCAGCGATGCGGCGCACATTCAAACCACTGCCGCTAAAGACGGCGATTATTTTATTTTGAATGGCTCAAAAGCCTGGATTACCAATGCGGAGGTGGCGGATATTTTCATTGTGGCCGCAGTTACCGATAAAGAAAAAGGCGCGCATGGTATTTCCAATTTTATCGTTGAACGCGGAACGCCGGGATTTGAGATCGGCAAAAAAGAGAAAAAATGTGGAATGCGTGGTTCGCCCACCAGCGTTTTACATTTTAACGAGTGTAAAATACCGGCAGAAAATTTACTGGGCAAATTAAACAAAGGCTATCCACAGTTTCTTGAAACCCTGGATGGCGGTCGTGTGGGTATTGCCGCCCAATCGTTGGGCATCGCCAAAGAAGCGTTTAAGCGATCTATGATCTACGCTCAGGAACGTAAAGCCTTCGGACGAGCCATCGGCGATTTTCAGGCCATTCAATTTAAGCTGGCGGATATGGCTACAAAAATTTACGCCGCTGAAAATATGATCTACCATGCCGCCTGGCTCAAGCAGAACGGAAAACCCTACAAAAAAGAAGCGGGAATGGCCAAATTGTTCGCATCCGAAGCCGCTACCGAAATTGCCAATCAGGCCATTCAAATCCATGGTGGATATGGCTACATTCGCGAATTTGAGGTCGAGCGTTTCTGGCGCGATGCAAAATTGCTTGAAATTGGCGAAGGAACTTCCGAAATTCAACGTCTGGTGATTTATCGGCAGTGGAAAGACGATATTTCTAAAATTTGA
- a CDS encoding 1-aminocyclopropane-1-carboxylate deaminase/D-cysteine desulfhydrase produces MKYPKHLHFTQLNTPLVKLKDHPFGYQLYVKRDDFTGIELSGNKVRKLDFLLQEALTKGAKRVITCGGVQSNHCRATAYMATKLGLKTTLVLKGEEPENFITGNFLLNRIIGADIHFISETAYQHVDEYMSELAGRYSEKTYVIPEGGSNALGAWGYVKAFDEITQQLPEADAIVAPTGSIGTHAGLLFARWLKKHPCQIVSINVCDTADFFRQKLLHLALDFKLQFAPQMTIYEDDIHIVDGFVGTGYGQVTEREISKIKEVAQKYGFLLDPVYTVKAWMGLEMLLKEGKLPGEKIVFLHTGGIFGLFAHGNRF; encoded by the coding sequence ATGAAATATCCCAAACATCTTCATTTTACGCAATTGAATACTCCTCTGGTAAAATTAAAAGATCATCCTTTTGGTTATCAGCTTTATGTTAAACGCGATGATTTTACCGGTATTGAATTATCGGGTAATAAGGTAAGAAAATTAGACTTTTTATTGCAAGAAGCCCTGACAAAAGGGGCAAAACGTGTGATAACCTGCGGCGGCGTACAATCCAACCATTGCCGGGCAACCGCCTACATGGCAACTAAACTTGGTTTAAAAACCACCCTCGTGTTAAAAGGCGAAGAACCTGAAAATTTTATTACCGGCAACTTTTTGTTGAACCGGATCATCGGAGCCGATATTCACTTTATTTCTGAAACAGCTTATCAGCATGTGGATGAGTACATGAGCGAGTTAGCCGGTCGTTATTCAGAAAAAACCTATGTTATTCCGGAAGGCGGTTCCAACGCCCTGGGCGCCTGGGGCTATGTGAAAGCCTTCGACGAAATCACGCAGCAACTGCCAGAGGCGGATGCCATTGTGGCGCCCACCGGCAGTATTGGAACACACGCTGGTTTGTTGTTCGCCAGATGGCTGAAAAAACATCCCTGCCAGATCGTTTCGATTAATGTGTGTGACACGGCCGATTTTTTCCGGCAAAAGCTTTTGCATCTGGCGCTGGATTTTAAGTTACAGTTTGCGCCGCAGATGACCATTTATGAAGATGACATTCATATTGTGGATGGCTTTGTGGGTACGGGATACGGCCAGGTGACGGAACGTGAAATTTCCAAAATTAAAGAGGTAGCCCAAAAATACGGTTTTTTGCTCGATCCGGTGTACACGGTTAAGGCCTGGATGGGGCTGGAAATGTTATTAAAGGAAGGAAAATTGCCCGGCGAAAAGATTGTTTTTCTGCACACCGGCGGCATTTTTGGTTTGTTTGCCCATGGCAATCGGTTTTGA
- the bshA gene encoding N-acetyl-alpha-D-glucosaminyl L-malate synthase BshA → MKIGITCYPTYGGSGVVATELGIYLARDGHEVHFISYAIPYRLNRFHKNLYFHEVEVVDYPVFQYPPYSLALASKIVEVAENVQLDIIHAHYVIPHATSACLARDILEDGSLKVITTLHGTDITLVGQHPSFKRTVQHSINKSDGVTSVSEYLAMETRQAFTITKDIHVIPNFIPTNFLELQDKPISIKKHTPDEPFIICHISNFRPLKRVKDIVLIVEQLVRRFPVLVYMVGDGPERSLVEYMVHEKNLKQYFTFLGKQDRVSDILLNSDLFLLPSESESFGLAALEAMACGVPCVTSDAGGLPEVNIDGKTGFIVPVGQIEQYVRQIQMLRFDPELREQFAINAKKIAFENFHPDNITPLYLNFYEQVLNRE, encoded by the coding sequence ATGAAAATAGGAATCACTTGCTACCCAACCTATGGCGGCAGCGGTGTGGTGGCCACGGAACTGGGTATTTATCTGGCGCGGGACGGTCATGAAGTCCATTTTATTTCTTACGCCATTCCTTACCGCCTGAACCGTTTTCATAAAAATTTGTACTTTCACGAAGTAGAAGTGGTGGATTATCCTGTTTTTCAATATCCGCCCTACTCGCTGGCGCTGGCCTCTAAAATTGTGGAAGTGGCCGAAAATGTTCAGCTCGATATTATTCATGCCCACTACGTCATTCCCCATGCCACCAGCGCCTGCCTTGCGCGCGATATTCTTGAAGACGGCTCTCTAAAGGTGATTACAACGCTGCATGGAACGGATATTACGCTCGTCGGGCAGCACCCTTCTTTTAAACGGACTGTTCAACACTCCATCAATAAAAGCGACGGCGTTACCTCGGTTAGCGAATATCTGGCCATGGAAACCAGACAGGCCTTTACTATTACAAAGGATATTCACGTTATTCCCAATTTTATCCCTACTAATTTTTTAGAATTGCAAGACAAACCGATATCCATCAAAAAACACACACCAGACGAACCGTTCATCATCTGTCACATTTCTAATTTTCGTCCGCTTAAAAGAGTAAAAGATATCGTTTTGATTGTTGAGCAGCTGGTTCGCCGTTTTCCCGTTCTGGTTTACATGGTGGGAGACGGTCCCGAACGTTCTCTGGTAGAATACATGGTTCATGAAAAGAATCTAAAACAATATTTTACCTTTCTGGGCAAGCAGGACCGGGTTAGCGATATTTTATTAAACTCCGATCTATTTCTTTTACCCAGCGAAAGCGAAAGTTTTGGGCTGGCCGCTCTGGAAGCCATGGCCTGCGGCGTGCCCTGTGTAACCTCCGATGCTGGCGGACTTCCGGAAGTAAACATCGACGGTAAAACGGGTTTTATTGTGCCGGTCGGTCAAATCGAGCAATATGTTCGACAGATTCAGATGCTGCGCTTCGATCCGGAATTGCGTGAACAATTTGCCATTAATGCCAAAAAAATTGCTTTCGAAAATTTTCATCCTGATAATATTACGCCCCTTTACTTAAATTTCTACGAACAGGTTCTTAATCGGGAATAG
- a CDS encoding HD family phosphohydrolase: MENETKFFEKIKEIKIGQRSLYDILIKLLLALVILILVPLMFNPQRPLKFSDMKVGSISNRKIVAPFDFFVLKTEKELKAEQDSVLKGVPYYFVYDDSLTLQNKRLLRNLLPFLVNAIPQYEKMDNKEEYLKNLSEELNLVFDVKISPSNLAVAFDILKVEENVRAIKKVLNIAEKLMVQGILNKETTTFTRPRVVVIKNGVEEPLDFERRIDFANFQKTLENEFLKHFSVNHTLVLEYLFVRSLKPNLIFEREFTEKAKEEALANISRTKDMVYENELIVDKNIRIDPATYQKLYSLEMAIAERSQREGRWERLWFSVGRYMLMAAILAIFALYLYSFRRRIFENNKMLLMITIILMLNFVLAALITQSLNWNNYLIPTTMGSMLLAILIDTGLGFVGTVIIALVLGGLQGGGFDIVLFSVVSGMVAIYSVYRIRNRNQIFKAIVFISGAYFWMILAISLYRYLPFTETLQSFGYYLLPNAVFSAFFTFMILGVFEKAFDITTDITLLELSDLNHPLLKKLSLEAPGTFHHSMVVGNLAEAAAKAIGANPLLARVGSYYHDIGKMEKPQYFVENQMNAENRHDQLNPNMSALILASHVKNGIELAKKYGIPKRIRDFIPEHHGTNLMSFFYNKAKEMYGEDEVNESDYRYPGPRPRSKETAIVMLADAVEAATRTLSNPTPSKLRAFVEELVDRRFKEGELDDSDLTFKDLKKIINAFLPVLYGVFQHRVEYPEQKEKKAAAKNNKQKQEKATVKNGNSDS; encoded by the coding sequence ATGGAAAACGAAACAAAATTTTTCGAAAAAATAAAAGAGATTAAAATCGGGCAACGCTCACTTTACGATATTCTGATTAAGTTGTTGCTGGCGCTGGTAATTTTAATATTGGTGCCGTTGATGTTTAATCCCCAGCGTCCCCTTAAATTCAGCGATATGAAGGTGGGGAGCATTTCCAATCGTAAAATTGTGGCGCCCTTCGACTTTTTTGTCCTTAAGACCGAAAAGGAGTTAAAGGCTGAGCAGGATTCGGTATTAAAGGGCGTCCCCTATTATTTTGTGTACGACGATTCGCTTACCCTTCAGAATAAAAGGCTGCTGCGCAATCTTCTGCCATTTCTGGTTAATGCCATCCCTCAATATGAAAAGATGGACAATAAAGAAGAATATCTGAAAAATTTGAGCGAAGAACTGAACCTGGTGTTTGACGTCAAAATTTCTCCCTCCAATCTGGCCGTGGCGTTTGATATTTTAAAGGTAGAAGAAAATGTCAGGGCCATTAAAAAGGTATTGAATATCGCCGAAAAACTTATGGTTCAGGGGATTTTGAACAAAGAAACGACCACCTTCACCCGGCCGCGGGTGGTGGTTATTAAAAACGGAGTGGAAGAGCCGCTGGATTTTGAAAGACGAATCGATTTTGCAAACTTTCAAAAAACCCTGGAAAATGAGTTTCTGAAACACTTTTCGGTCAACCATACGCTGGTTTTGGAATATCTTTTTGTGCGCAGCCTTAAGCCAAACCTGATATTTGAGCGGGAATTTACCGAAAAGGCAAAAGAAGAAGCCCTGGCCAATATTTCGCGCACCAAAGATATGGTTTACGAGAACGAATTGATTGTGGATAAAAATATTCGAATCGATCCGGCAACCTATCAAAAGTTGTACTCGCTGGAAATGGCCATTGCCGAACGCAGTCAGCGAGAGGGACGCTGGGAAAGATTATGGTTTTCTGTTGGCCGTTATATGCTAATGGCAGCCATTCTGGCCATTTTTGCGCTTTATCTCTACTCCTTCCGACGGCGGATTTTCGAAAATAACAAAATGCTGTTGATGATTACCATTATTTTGATGCTCAATTTTGTGCTTGCCGCTTTAATTACCCAGTCTTTAAACTGGAACAATTATTTAATTCCCACCACGATGGGTTCCATGCTGCTGGCCATTTTAATCGATACCGGTCTGGGATTTGTGGGAACGGTGATCATTGCTCTTGTGCTGGGCGGTTTGCAGGGAGGCGGTTTTGATATTGTGTTGTTCAGCGTTGTCAGCGGAATGGTGGCCATTTACAGCGTCTATCGTATTCGCAATCGAAATCAAATTTTTAAAGCCATTGTCTTTATCTCCGGCGCATATTTCTGGATGATCCTGGCCATCTCGCTTTATCGCTATTTGCCGTTTACAGAAACTCTGCAAAGTTTTGGCTATTATCTTTTGCCCAATGCGGTTTTTTCTGCGTTTTTTACTTTTATGATTTTGGGCGTTTTCGAGAAGGCGTTTGATATTACCACGGACATTACGCTGCTTGAGCTCAGCGATCTGAATCATCCTCTGCTCAAAAAACTTTCGTTAGAGGCGCCGGGCACTTTTCACCATAGTATGGTTGTTGGCAATCTGGCCGAGGCGGCGGCCAAAGCCATCGGAGCCAATCCCCTGTTGGCCAGGGTGGGCAGTTACTATCACGATATCGGTAAAATGGAAAAACCGCAATATTTTGTGGAAAATCAGATGAACGCCGAAAATCGACACGATCAGTTGAATCCCAATATGAGCGCTTTAATCCTGGCTTCCCATGTAAAAAACGGCATTGAGCTGGCTAAAAAGTACGGCATCCCAAAACGGATTCGCGATTTTATTCCGGAACACCACGGAACCAATCTGATGAGCTTTTTTTACAATAAGGCGAAGGAGATGTACGGCGAAGATGAAGTAAATGAGAGCGATTACCGCTATCCCGGCCCCAGGCCCCGTTCCAAAGAAACGGCCATTGTAATGCTGGCCGATGCGGTGGAAGCGGCCACCAGAACACTGAGCAATCCGACGCCCAGTAAATTGCGAGCCTTTGTCGAAGAACTGGTGGACAGGCGATTTAAAGAAGGGGAGTTAGACGATTCCGATTTAACCTTTAAAGATTTAAAAAAGATCATTAACGCCTTTTTGCCGGTGCTCTATGGCGTTTTTCAACATCGCGTGGAATATCCGGAACAAAAAGAAAAAAAAGCGGCCGCTAAAAACAACAAACAAAAACAGGAAAAAGCGACGGTTAAAAATGGAAATTCAGATTCATAA
- a CDS encoding diguanylate cyclase, giving the protein MNTNQNKKILIIEDHKDMLLILTRFLEEDDFQVLGSENAEKGLELMEQEKPDLILLDLMLPGMSGLEALKIIKNSNSSEDYTPVIIISAKSGTEDIITGLDLGADDYLTKPFNLDELKARIDTALRIKNLNENLRNKTRELEQANEQINQLYQQLLEKNQELRRNVFNLNSLFEISIELNSILEFDRLVNSVLLTLVGQFSCKNAIFLLTSKVKPDLLEPINSKGFHRKELMGLVFHRTDPLIEMLNKKPMPKSIEALNLELKSKSSALEQLKNLGLEFITPIMVKNKIVGLIALGQRLSKRPLDRSEWEHLGILSNIISISIANALLYDEIKQLSYTDGMTGLHNFRYFKLRLNEEVIRHNRMKTELSLLILDVDNFKNYNDTLGHPAGDEVLKKFAVILRQSARENDIVARYGGEEFAIILPGTSKKGATVVAERIRETIENTYFDHEEIQPMGKVTVSIGVATIPEDANSAEELTKKADAALYYAKRHGRNQVKAYDSWVEREILQ; this is encoded by the coding sequence ATGAATACTAATCAAAACAAAAAAATTCTGATTATCGAAGATCATAAGGATATGCTTCTTATCCTGACGCGCTTTCTGGAAGAAGATGACTTTCAGGTTTTAGGCAGTGAAAATGCCGAAAAAGGGCTGGAATTAATGGAACAAGAAAAACCCGATCTTATTTTGCTTGATCTGATGCTGCCCGGCATGTCCGGTCTGGAGGCCTTAAAGATCATCAAAAACTCCAATAGTTCGGAAGACTACACGCCGGTCATTATTATTTCGGCCAAAAGCGGTACTGAAGATATTATCACCGGCCTTGACCTGGGCGCCGACGATTACCTGACCAAACCTTTTAACCTGGATGAATTAAAAGCTCGAATCGACACGGCCTTACGCATTAAAAATTTAAACGAAAATTTGAGAAATAAAACCAGAGAATTAGAACAGGCCAATGAACAAATTAACCAGCTCTACCAGCAGCTTCTGGAAAAAAATCAGGAATTGCGACGAAATGTTTTCAATCTAAATTCTCTTTTTGAAATTTCCATTGAATTAAACTCCATTCTGGAATTTGATCGTCTGGTGAATTCCGTTTTACTTACCCTGGTCGGTCAGTTTTCGTGTAAAAATGCGATTTTTCTTTTAACCTCCAAGGTAAAACCGGATTTACTGGAACCCATTAATTCCAAAGGATTCCATCGAAAGGAGCTAATGGGCCTGGTATTCCACCGTACCGATCCGCTTATCGAAATGCTAAACAAAAAACCCATGCCCAAATCTATAGAGGCCCTCAATCTGGAATTAAAGAGTAAATCATCCGCCCTTGAACAGTTAAAAAATCTGGGGCTGGAATTCATCACCCCCATTATGGTGAAAAACAAAATCGTGGGGCTCATTGCTCTGGGGCAACGTTTGTCCAAACGCCCGCTGGATCGTTCAGAATGGGAGCATCTGGGTATTTTAAGCAATATCATCTCCATTTCCATTGCCAATGCTCTGCTCTATGATGAAATCAAGCAGCTTTCTTACACCGACGGCATGACCGGCCTGCACAATTTTCGTTATTTTAAACTGCGTTTAAACGAGGAAGTCATCCGCCATAATCGTATGAAAACCGAACTTTCTCTTTTAATTTTAGACGTTGATAATTTTAAAAACTACAACGATACTCTGGGGCATCCGGCCGGCGACGAGGTGCTTAAGAAGTTTGCCGTCATTTTGCGCCAGAGCGCTCGTGAAAACGATATTGTAGCGCGCTACGGCGGAGAAGAATTTGCCATCATTTTGCCAGGCACCTCCAAAAAGGGCGCCACCGTGGTGGCAGAGCGTATTAGAGAGACCATCGAAAACACGTATTTCGATCACGAAGAGATTCAGCCCATGGGTAAAGTCACGGTCAGCATCGGCGTGGCAACCATTCCAGAAGACGCAAACTCTGCAGAAGAATTAACCAAAAAGGCGGACGCGGCCCTGTACTACGCCAAAAGACACGGACGCAACCAGGTTAAAGCCTATGACTCCTGGGTGGAAAGGGAAATTTTGCAATGA
- a CDS encoding chloride channel protein translates to MGTEIKTIKYPKFLRRIYKQFLVYFNRLKLTEHSFVLIVAVIIGLLGGYGAVLIQLTIRWFQHLFWGGTFNLQTIAAIDWYWRVIIPALGGVIVGFIIQYYSREAKGHGVPEVMEAIALRNGIIRPRVVIAKLFSSALYIASGGSVGREGPVIQIGSAVGSTVGQFFKVNPKRMRVFVACGAASGIAAAFNAPVAGALFAVEIILGDFAVPQFSPIVIASVAATIVSRHYLGNYPAFDVPEYHLVSPLELINYVVLGFLAGLTAVLFIKTLYYSEDLFDNLKMPEYVKGAIGGVIIGTIGLLFPYIYGVGYDTMDLALEGKMLWQIAGALVFIKILATSISLGSGGSGGIFAPSLFMGAMLGVFFGHMVNMFFPVWTSEPGAYALVAMGGVVGAATHGPIAAILIIFEMTNDYKIILPLMITTIIATLLAMRLQNESIYTLKLVRRGINIFGGREINVLKSLKVEDVVNPTIDLVSVRTPFEKLIPVIANSSHNQIYVVDDAEKLIGYISMQEIRQTMVELDTLKHLLIAGDIANPDIPVVRCDETLDKVMKLFGRVGLEELPVVSVNGNEQIMGTISQREVIDAYNQQIFLRDMAGESERSIRAISRQKRVHVVGQHYFEEVEVPMELVGKTFREAAIRNRFDVEVLMVKRKEIKNGHPHTYYFQPNADTRLQLKDELLIFGSQKAIERFGKA, encoded by the coding sequence ATGGGCACGGAAATAAAAACCATCAAGTATCCCAAATTTCTGCGCAGAATATACAAACAATTTCTGGTCTATTTTAATCGACTTAAATTAACCGAGCACAGTTTTGTTCTGATTGTCGCGGTAATTATCGGCCTGCTAGGTGGTTATGGCGCGGTTCTAATTCAGTTGACCATTCGCTGGTTTCAGCATCTTTTCTGGGGAGGAACATTTAATCTGCAAACCATAGCGGCCATTGACTGGTACTGGCGGGTCATCATTCCGGCCCTGGGCGGTGTGATCGTTGGTTTTATTATCCAGTATTATTCGCGCGAGGCAAAGGGCCATGGCGTGCCGGAGGTGATGGAAGCCATCGCCTTGCGCAATGGCATCATTCGACCACGGGTGGTTATTGCCAAGTTATTTTCGTCGGCGCTTTACATTGCTTCTGGCGGCTCTGTAGGTCGTGAAGGACCGGTCATTCAAATCGGGTCCGCCGTCGGTTCCACAGTGGGGCAATTTTTTAAGGTTAATCCGAAAAGAATGCGCGTGTTTGTGGCCTGCGGCGCCGCATCCGGTATTGCTGCTGCCTTTAATGCGCCGGTTGCCGGTGCGCTATTTGCTGTAGAAATTATTCTAGGGGATTTTGCCGTTCCGCAATTCAGCCCCATTGTAATCGCTTCTGTAGCGGCTACCATCGTTTCACGGCATTACCTGGGAAATTACCCGGCCTTCGATGTACCGGAGTATCATCTGGTTTCTCCTCTGGAATTGATTAATTACGTGGTGCTTGGCTTTCTGGCCGGATTAACGGCGGTGCTTTTTATCAAGACGCTCTATTATTCGGAAGACCTTTTTGACAATCTGAAAATGCCGGAATACGTTAAAGGCGCCATCGGCGGTGTTATTATCGGTACGATCGGCCTTTTGTTCCCTTACATTTACGGCGTTGGCTACGACACCATGGACCTGGCGCTGGAAGGGAAGATGTTATGGCAGATTGCCGGCGCGCTGGTCTTCATTAAAATACTGGCCACGTCAATCAGTCTGGGTTCTGGCGGCTCGGGCGGTATCTTTGCCCCCTCGTTATTCATGGGCGCCATGTTGGGCGTTTTTTTTGGGCATATGGTTAATATGTTCTTTCCGGTATGGACTTCGGAACCGGGAGCTTATGCCCTGGTGGCCATGGGCGGAGTCGTTGGCGCGGCCACACACGGCCCCATTGCCGCCATTTTAATCATTTTTGAAATGACCAACGATTACAAGATCATTTTGCCCTTAATGATTACCACGATCATTGCCACCTTATTGGCCATGCGCTTGCAAAATGAATCGATTTACACTTTGAAGCTGGTGCGCCGGGGAATCAATATCTTTGGCGGACGTGAAATTAATGTGTTGAAATCCTTAAAGGTGGAAGACGTTGTCAATCCGACCATCGATCTGGTGTCGGTCAGAACGCCGTTCGAAAAACTGATTCCGGTTATCGCCAATTCCAGTCACAATCAAATTTACGTGGTGGATGACGCAGAAAAATTGATCGGCTATATTTCCATGCAAGAAATCCGGCAAACCATGGTGGAACTGGATACCTTAAAACACCTATTAATCGCCGGAGATATTGCCAATCCCGACATTCCCGTTGTGCGCTGCGATGAAACGCTGGACAAAGTGATGAAACTTTTTGGCCGCGTCGGCTTAGAAGAGCTTCCGGTGGTGTCGGTCAACGGTAACGAACAAATTATGGGCACCATCAGCCAGCGCGAGGTGATCGACGCTTACAACCAGCAGATCTTTTTACGAGATATGGCCGGAGAGAGCGAACGCAGCATTCGGGCGATTTCGCGCCAAAAACGGGTGCATGTGGTGGGCCAGCACTATTTTGAAGAGGTTGAAGTGCCCATGGAGCTGGTGGGCAAAACCTTTCGCGAAGCGGCCATTCGCAATCGGTTTGATGTGGAAGTATTAATGGTTAAACGCAAAGAAATAAAAAACGGGCATCCGCACACTTATTATTTCCAGCCCAATGCCGATACTCGTTTACAGCTTAAAGACGAACTGCTCATTTTTGGCAGCCAGAAGGCCATTGAGCGTTTTGGAAAAGCATGA